In Chitinivibrionales bacterium, a single window of DNA contains:
- a CDS encoding tetratricopeptide repeat protein, translating into MTRSRHHIRYIVSALILLAATFAYSDEQFDKLIEAKKYTEALAYAEKNIPTTARDAATWVKVGRANLETGLTEKALACYLVATRMDAKNYEAYLGIAKVYNSLNQPAQAAPMAKKALEVNFTADASWEYARACIALGKPAEAKKALEKVVEADPSNITAVKELGVILYNEKNYPKAVELLKMVYAKQPDPVLALKIGEVSPPESAVVYLKLAKEKKPTSVDASFDLAKIYYNEQKFGEAAAEFEEASSKPQFGAQEYYMWATALSKSNADPEKIAKAYQLFLDKVGPSKAKEVLDAHKVVGTYQLDKKNYQAAVVHFEAIDAIDSTGKIVPGINVLLARCYEGLDVPKKAMVYLERELEVNSTDVEAYARLGEMYTKAGMLEKAKVVYEKMLALNPNNPKIQLALGDYNLKAKKYQDAAKYFQKSYTLERSAPAAQGMAMAAYELNQPDMARDAAESALHLDATLWEPRVILSSIYMKDKNYKEAKDQFEFMVRKQPNNKEYWEQLAICYEQLNEPARLAEIDRKILALEPRNIQSRQRLARYTLSQGDTKAALEEFKELAQLSPRDAEIFRNLYDIAMKMNNTTEAAGYLRSYVAIKPGDAAAQKALGDLLYEKKEMAGALAAYRAVVKIDPAAKGVYKRYAELLGPNAEPAELTAALTGAVTTGEADAQTYASLGSLYLKQGFCPKAIEMFQKSIQLDPRNTAVLSMLAHCQAKTGNAKEAIVSYEQAIAMNDKAVDELKALGDLYQQQNKTAQAVGVYKRYLAKKPGEYRIAKLVADYEFGQKDYEEANKYYAMVGGAEAKDGELMFKYGQSCYYAKNFKKAKELLAQVAVLNPKNAEVYRLLFDITSKDSTERTEASQYLQRYAALKPGDAEAQKNLGDMMYDIKNYSGALAAYRAALTADPSLKGFYKRYVELVGAQGTPEELVKALTGAINANEADAAMYSSLGNVYQKQAAWAKAIEMYQKSMQLDPKNVAVLSSMAFCQAKSGNVNEAVISYEQAVAMNDKAVDEYKALGDLYMQQKKTNQAVAVYKKFLAKKPGNRSIAKTIADYEYSQKNYDEAIKYFALVTTAETTDTDLLFRYGQACYSVKDYKKAKELYVRLAALTPKNPDVFRTLYDIASKDGSPKTESASYLQKYAALKPSDAATQKDLGDMMYEAKNYAGALAAYRAALAADPTLKGFYKRYVELVGAQGTSEELVKALTGAVAAGEADAAMYSSLGNVYQRQGAYPKAIDMYQKALQFDPRNIAILTALASCQAKSGNVNEAVISYEQAVAMNDKAVDEYKALGELYGKQNKTSQAVAMYKKYLEKKPTDFAIAKSVGDYSLSQKNYDDAIKYYGMVGGAEAKNADFLFKYGQACYFAKNYKKAIEVLTRLTVLTPANADIYKMMYDITNESGGAKTDAAAYLKKYVALRPGDAAAQKNLGDLLYEQKNFEGALAAYQAALKADPEIKGFYKRYVEIVTTLGLTKEIFPAMRGAIAAGEADAQMYETMGNTNAKSGACAKAIEYYQKALQLDPKRVKILSSLAQCQAKMGNTNEAVISYEQAVAMNPDAAEEYRVLGDLYEQQNKTSQAISMYKKYLEKRPQNSKIALIVGDYLNNQKNYEEAMKYFGMVSGAEAGSADFLFKYSQACYNAKNFKKASEVLLALAKLTPLNPEVFRMLYDISSKEGGNKKDASVYLKKYLSLKPADAAAQKNLGDILYEEKNADGALAAYNAALLADPSAKGFYKRYVELVTAKGVQADIVKALKGAIAAGEADAAMYMTLGGVYKNAANYSKAIEMYTKALQLDPRNNEALSALGFCQAKSGNVKEATITYEQVVALNPSDIKEYKMLADLYSKQNKNDQAMNMYKKVLEKNPNDTKTAMAVGEYEYKAKDYDEAVKYLAMVQGPEAKTASYLLLYGQACYKSRNCTKAADIFKELAVLTPTNPDVFKTLYDIAVKAGNNADAALYLKKYVALNPADAAAQKNLGDMLYEQKEMTGALTAYRAALKADPAIKGFYKRYVELVMSKGLPEEVGKALAGAVAAGEADATMYASLGAIYQKQGSYAKAGAMYQKALALDPKNVSVLSSLAQCQAKNGEVNEAVISYEQSIAMNPDATADYKALGELYTKQNKASQALSMYKKYLEKNPKDVTVAKSVGEAAFNAKNYDEAVKYLAMVTGEASRTMDFIFTYGQACYYTKDYKKTIELFERFRELNTKATEKNPGVVTVMKLLADSYDKTGNAAKALEAYTVYTKFTSVHDADASLRKAQLTEATNPAAAARMYEENTVNFPRDYKSFLAAGLYYAKQKATLDKALTLLKKCSALADTIPAMWYEMGQVYGKLGKDKEELDAYRKFIQLDPQNADAAGKIGELLLSKHKVNDAMVFLEMANSLKPNDPAFMVPLAQGYIETDRSREATDLLEKADRLKPDDENIKMTLFELYKSTGQSKKALDVMSAIVQKKRDNKTLLKYAEALYLAGVYAQAESTIKDITATDPENIPALMLYGKIQSIQGKWDDAVETYKEISYINPNYAPAMYERAEVYLMQSKLPWAKTFYDRALKADPNYALAELGLAKLAKVQKNMADYQLHLDKALKLDPNNKEILEESGKKKK; encoded by the coding sequence ATGACCAGGAGTCGCCATCACATCCGCTACATTGTTTCCGCACTGATTCTGCTTGCCGCCACCTTCGCCTATTCCGACGAGCAATTTGACAAGTTGATTGAGGCGAAGAAATACACCGAGGCGCTCGCCTATGCGGAAAAGAACATTCCTACCACGGCGCGCGACGCGGCGACATGGGTCAAGGTCGGCCGCGCCAACCTTGAGACGGGCCTTACCGAGAAGGCGCTCGCCTGCTATCTGGTGGCGACCCGGATGGACGCGAAGAATTACGAGGCCTACCTCGGCATCGCAAAGGTGTACAATTCCCTCAACCAGCCGGCCCAGGCCGCGCCCATGGCGAAAAAGGCCCTTGAGGTGAACTTCACGGCCGACGCGAGCTGGGAATACGCGCGCGCGTGCATCGCGCTCGGCAAACCCGCCGAGGCCAAGAAGGCGCTCGAAAAGGTCGTTGAGGCCGATCCGTCGAACATCACCGCGGTCAAGGAGCTCGGCGTCATTCTGTACAACGAAAAGAACTATCCCAAGGCGGTGGAACTGCTCAAGATGGTGTATGCAAAGCAGCCCGACCCGGTGCTGGCGCTCAAAATCGGCGAGGTGAGCCCGCCCGAATCCGCCGTCGTTTATCTCAAGCTGGCAAAGGAGAAAAAGCCAACGTCGGTCGACGCGAGCTTCGACCTGGCGAAAATTTATTACAACGAACAGAAATTCGGCGAGGCCGCCGCTGAGTTCGAGGAGGCGTCGTCAAAGCCGCAGTTTGGCGCGCAGGAATACTACATGTGGGCCACCGCGCTCTCCAAGTCCAATGCCGACCCCGAAAAGATCGCCAAAGCATACCAGCTCTTTCTTGACAAAGTAGGACCCTCGAAGGCCAAAGAGGTGCTGGATGCGCACAAAGTGGTGGGCACCTATCAGCTCGATAAAAAGAATTACCAGGCCGCGGTCGTGCATTTCGAGGCGATCGACGCAATCGATTCGACCGGAAAAATCGTCCCGGGCATCAATGTCCTCCTCGCCCGCTGCTACGAGGGGCTCGACGTCCCGAAAAAGGCCATGGTCTATCTTGAAAGGGAGCTCGAGGTCAACAGCACGGACGTCGAGGCCTACGCGAGGCTCGGCGAAATGTACACCAAGGCCGGGATGCTTGAGAAGGCCAAGGTCGTCTATGAAAAAATGCTCGCGCTCAACCCCAACAATCCCAAGATCCAGCTGGCGCTCGGCGACTACAACCTGAAGGCGAAAAAATACCAGGACGCCGCCAAGTATTTCCAGAAGAGTTACACCCTCGAGCGCTCGGCGCCGGCCGCGCAGGGCATGGCCATGGCCGCCTATGAGCTCAACCAGCCCGACATGGCGCGCGACGCGGCCGAGTCCGCGCTGCACCTCGACGCCACGCTCTGGGAGCCACGCGTCATTCTTTCCAGCATTTACATGAAGGACAAAAACTACAAGGAGGCGAAGGACCAGTTCGAGTTCATGGTGCGCAAGCAGCCGAACAACAAGGAATATTGGGAACAGCTCGCGATATGTTATGAGCAGCTCAACGAGCCGGCGCGGCTCGCCGAGATAGACCGGAAGATCCTCGCCCTTGAGCCCCGCAACATCCAATCGCGCCAGCGGCTCGCGCGCTACACCCTGTCGCAGGGCGACACCAAGGCCGCGCTCGAGGAGTTCAAGGAGCTTGCGCAGCTCTCGCCGCGTGACGCGGAGATCTTCAGGAACCTGTACGACATCGCAATGAAGATGAATAACACCACCGAGGCCGCCGGCTACCTCAGGTCGTATGTCGCCATCAAACCCGGCGACGCCGCCGCGCAGAAGGCGCTCGGCGACCTGCTCTACGAAAAGAAGGAAATGGCCGGCGCGCTCGCGGCCTACCGCGCGGTGGTCAAGATAGACCCGGCGGCGAAGGGAGTTTACAAACGGTATGCGGAGCTGCTCGGGCCCAATGCCGAGCCCGCCGAGCTCACCGCGGCGCTCACCGGCGCGGTCACCACCGGCGAGGCCGACGCGCAGACCTATGCCTCGCTCGGCTCGCTCTATCTCAAACAGGGATTCTGCCCCAAGGCAATCGAGATGTTCCAGAAATCCATCCAGCTCGACCCCAGGAACACCGCGGTGCTCAGCATGCTCGCGCACTGCCAGGCCAAGACCGGCAACGCCAAGGAGGCCATCGTTTCCTACGAGCAGGCCATCGCCATGAACGACAAGGCCGTCGACGAGCTCAAGGCGCTCGGCGACCTGTACCAGCAGCAGAACAAGACCGCCCAGGCCGTCGGCGTTTACAAACGCTACCTGGCCAAGAAGCCGGGCGAATACCGCATCGCGAAGCTGGTGGCCGACTACGAATTCGGCCAGAAGGACTACGAAGAGGCGAACAAATACTACGCCATGGTGGGCGGCGCCGAGGCAAAGGACGGCGAGCTGATGTTCAAATACGGCCAATCGTGCTATTACGCGAAGAATTTCAAGAAAGCCAAGGAGCTCCTGGCCCAGGTTGCGGTGCTTAATCCCAAAAACGCCGAAGTGTACCGGCTCCTGTTCGACATCACCTCGAAGGACAGCACCGAGCGCACCGAGGCGTCGCAATACCTCCAGAGATACGCGGCGCTCAAGCCCGGCGACGCCGAGGCCCAGAAAAACCTCGGCGACATGATGTACGACATCAAGAATTATTCCGGCGCACTCGCCGCGTACCGGGCGGCGCTCACCGCCGACCCGTCGCTCAAGGGCTTTTACAAACGGTATGTCGAGCTCGTGGGCGCTCAAGGCACGCCCGAGGAGCTTGTCAAGGCGCTCACCGGCGCGATCAACGCCAACGAGGCGGACGCCGCCATGTACAGCTCGCTCGGCAACGTGTATCAGAAGCAGGCCGCGTGGGCCAAGGCCATCGAAATGTATCAAAAGTCAATGCAGCTCGACCCGAAAAACGTGGCCGTGCTTTCGTCCATGGCGTTCTGCCAGGCCAAGAGCGGCAACGTCAACGAGGCCGTGATCTCCTACGAGCAGGCGGTCGCCATGAACGACAAGGCGGTTGACGAATACAAGGCCCTCGGCGATCTGTACATGCAGCAGAAGAAAACGAACCAGGCCGTCGCGGTCTATAAAAAGTTCCTGGCCAAGAAGCCCGGCAACCGGTCCATCGCAAAAACCATCGCCGACTACGAATATTCGCAGAAGAACTACGACGAGGCCATCAAGTACTTCGCCCTGGTCACCACCGCCGAAACGACCGACACCGACCTGCTGTTCCGCTACGGCCAGGCGTGCTATTCCGTCAAGGACTACAAGAAGGCCAAGGAGCTCTATGTCCGCCTCGCGGCCCTCACGCCGAAGAACCCCGACGTGTTCAGGACCCTGTACGACATCGCCTCCAAGGACGGCAGCCCGAAAACCGAGTCCGCGTCGTATCTGCAGAAGTACGCGGCGCTCAAACCGAGCGACGCTGCGACGCAGAAGGACCTCGGCGACATGATGTATGAGGCGAAAAACTACGCGGGCGCGCTTGCCGCCTACCGCGCGGCGCTCGCGGCCGATCCGACGCTCAAGGGCTTTTACAAACGGTATGTCGAGCTCGTGGGCGCGCAGGGCACGTCCGAGGAACTCGTCAAGGCGCTCACCGGAGCGGTCGCGGCGGGCGAGGCCGACGCGGCGATGTACAGCTCGCTGGGCAACGTGTACCAGCGCCAGGGCGCCTATCCGAAGGCCATCGACATGTACCAGAAGGCGCTGCAGTTCGACCCCCGCAACATCGCCATCCTCACGGCGCTGGCGAGCTGCCAGGCCAAGAGCGGAAACGTCAACGAGGCCGTGATCTCCTACGAGCAGGCCGTGGCCATGAACGACAAGGCGGTTGACGAATACAAGGCCCTCGGCGAGCTGTACGGCAAGCAGAACAAGACGTCGCAGGCCGTGGCCATGTACAAGAAATACCTCGAGAAGAAGCCGACCGATTTCGCCATAGCAAAATCGGTGGGCGACTACTCGCTCAGCCAGAAAAACTACGACGACGCCATCAAGTATTACGGCATGGTGGGCGGCGCCGAGGCGAAAAACGCCGACTTCCTTTTCAAGTACGGACAGGCGTGCTACTTTGCGAAGAACTACAAGAAGGCCATCGAGGTGCTCACGAGGCTGACCGTGCTCACGCCGGCGAACGCCGACATCTATAAAATGATGTATGATATCACCAACGAAAGCGGCGGCGCCAAGACCGATGCGGCTGCGTATCTCAAGAAGTACGTCGCGCTGCGGCCCGGCGACGCGGCGGCGCAGAAGAACCTCGGCGACCTGCTGTACGAACAGAAGAATTTTGAAGGCGCCCTTGCCGCGTATCAGGCCGCGCTCAAGGCGGACCCGGAAATCAAGGGCTTTTACAAACGGTACGTTGAGATCGTGACCACGCTCGGCCTCACCAAGGAGATATTCCCGGCCATGCGCGGTGCGATCGCCGCGGGCGAGGCCGACGCGCAGATGTACGAGACCATGGGAAACACCAATGCGAAATCAGGCGCTTGCGCAAAGGCGATCGAATACTACCAGAAGGCGCTGCAGCTCGACCCGAAGCGGGTGAAGATCCTCTCGTCCCTCGCGCAGTGCCAGGCCAAGATGGGCAACACCAACGAGGCCGTGATCTCCTACGAGCAGGCGGTCGCCATGAACCCGGACGCCGCGGAGGAATACCGCGTGCTCGGCGACCTGTACGAGCAGCAGAACAAGACGAGCCAGGCCATTTCGATGTACAAGAAATATCTTGAAAAGCGGCCGCAAAACTCCAAGATCGCGCTCATCGTGGGCGATTACCTCAACAACCAGAAGAATTATGAAGAGGCGATGAAATATTTCGGCATGGTGAGCGGGGCCGAGGCCGGCAGCGCCGACTTCCTGTTCAAATATTCCCAGGCATGCTACAACGCCAAGAATTTCAAGAAGGCCTCAGAGGTGCTGCTTGCGCTTGCCAAGCTGACGCCGCTCAATCCCGAAGTGTTCAGGATGCTGTACGATATTTCCTCCAAGGAAGGCGGCAACAAGAAAGACGCCTCCGTGTACCTCAAGAAATACCTCAGCCTCAAGCCGGCCGACGCGGCGGCGCAGAAGAACCTCGGCGACATTTTATACGAAGAGAAAAACGCCGACGGCGCGCTCGCGGCCTACAATGCAGCGCTCCTCGCCGACCCGTCCGCAAAGGGCTTTTACAAACGCTATGTCGAACTGGTGACCGCAAAGGGCGTGCAGGCCGACATCGTCAAGGCGCTCAAGGGCGCCATTGCGGCGGGCGAGGCCGACGCCGCGATGTACATGACCCTCGGCGGCGTGTACAAGAACGCGGCCAATTACTCGAAGGCCATCGAGATGTACACCAAGGCGCTCCAGCTTGACCCGCGCAACAACGAGGCGCTGTCGGCGCTGGGATTCTGCCAGGCCAAGAGCGGCAACGTCAAGGAAGCCACCATTACCTACGAGCAGGTGGTCGCCCTCAATCCGTCGGACATCAAGGAATACAAGATGCTTGCCGACCTGTACAGCAAGCAGAACAAAAACGACCAGGCCATGAACATGTACAAGAAGGTGTTGGAAAAGAACCCGAATGACACCAAAACCGCCATGGCCGTGGGCGAATACGAATACAAGGCCAAGGACTACGATGAGGCTGTAAAATATCTTGCCATGGTGCAGGGCCCGGAAGCCAAGACCGCCTCCTACCTGCTTCTCTACGGCCAGGCGTGCTATAAGAGCAGGAATTGCACAAAGGCGGCAGATATTTTCAAGGAACTCGCGGTGCTCACGCCCACAAATCCCGATGTGTTCAAGACCCTCTACGACATCGCGGTGAAGGCGGGCAATAATGCCGACGCGGCCCTGTATCTCAAGAAATACGTGGCGCTCAATCCGGCCGATGCCGCGGCGCAGAAGAACCTCGGCGACATGCTGTACGAGCAGAAGGAAATGACCGGCGCGCTCACCGCCTACCGCGCGGCGCTCAAGGCCGATCCCGCCATCAAGGGATTTTACAAACGGTATGTCGAGCTCGTGATGTCGAAAGGCCTGCCCGAGGAGGTGGGCAAGGCGCTTGCCGGCGCGGTGGCCGCGGGCGAGGCAGACGCAACCATGTACGCGTCGCTTGGAGCGATCTACCAGAAGCAGGGATCGTATGCCAAGGCCGGCGCGATGTACCAGAAGGCGCTCGCGCTCGACCCGAAAAACGTGAGCGTGCTCTCCTCGCTGGCGCAGTGCCAGGCGAAGAACGGCGAGGTCAACGAGGCCGTGATTTCCTACGAGCAGTCGATCGCGATGAACCCCGACGCCACCGCCGACTACAAGGCGCTCGGCGAACTGTACACGAAGCAGAACAAGGCCTCACAGGCGCTTTCGATGTACAAGAAGTACCTTGAAAAGAACCCGAAGGACGTGACGGTCGCCAAATCGGTGGGCGAGGCCGCGTTCAACGCGAAGAACTACGACGAGGCGGTCAAGTACCTCGCCATGGTGACGGGTGAGGCGTCAAGGACCATGGACTTCATTTTCACCTACGGCCAGGCGTGCTATTACACCAAGGACTATAAAAAGACCATCGAGCTGTTCGAACGGTTCCGTGAACTCAACACAAAGGCGACCGAGAAGAACCCGGGCGTCGTCACGGTGATGAAGCTGCTCGCCGATTCGTACGATAAAACCGGAAACGCGGCAAAGGCGCTCGAGGCCTATACGGTGTACACGAAGTTCACCAGCGTGCATGACGCAGACGCCTCGCTGCGCAAGGCCCAATTGACGGAAGCGACAAACCCGGCCGCGGCCGCGAGGATGTACGAGGAAAACACGGTCAATTTTCCCAGGGACTACAAGAGCTTTCTCGCCGCGGGCCTCTACTATGCCAAGCAGAAGGCGACGCTTGACAAGGCGCTCACGTTGCTCAAGAAGTGCTCGGCGCTCGCCGACACCATCCCGGCCATGTGGTACGAGATGGGCCAGGTGTACGGCAAGCTCGGCAAGGACAAGGAGGAGCTCGACGCGTACCGCAAGTTCATTCAGCTCGACCCGCAGAACGCGGACGCGGCGGGGAAGATCGGCGAGCTCCTGCTTTCAAAGCACAAGGTCAACGACGCCATGGTGTTCCTCGAAATGGCCAATTCGCTCAAGCCCAACGACCCGGCGTTCATGGTTCCCCTGGCGCAGGGCTACATCGAGACCGATCGTTCGCGCGAGGCAACCGACCTGCTTGAGAAGGCCGACCGCCTCAAGCCCGACGACGAGAACATCAAGATGACGCTGTTCGAGTTGTACAAGTCAACGGGCCAGTCCAAGAAGGCGCTCGACGTGATGTCGGCCATTGTCCAGAAGAAACGCGACAACAAGACGCTGCTCAAATACGCCGAGGCGCTGTACCTGGCCGGCGTGTACGCGCAGGCGGAGAGCACGATCAAGGACATCACGGCCACCGACCCGGAGAACATCCCGGCGCTCATGCTCTACGGCAAGATCCAGTCGATCCAGGGCAAGTGGGACGACGCGGTGGAGACCTATAAGGAGATCTCGTACATCAACCCGAACTACGCGCCGGCGATGTACGAGCGCGCCGAGGTGTACCTGATGCAGTCGAAGCTGCCGTGGGCCAAGACGTTCTACGACCGCGCGCTCAAGGCCGACCCGAACTACGCGCTCGCGGAGCTCGGGCTCGCCAAGCTCGCGAAGGTCCAGAAGAACATGGCCGATTACCAGCTCCATCTTGACAAGGCGCTCAAGCTTGATCCTAACAATAAGGAGATTCTTGAGGAGTCGGGCAAGAAGAAGAAATAA
- a CDS encoding aldo/keto reductase — protein MKLSKILIGAMRFKDRASAAEIIHKAIDCGFNYIDTSPCYCYKSEKENSEAWVGAALATAGYRERVMVSTKCAPGDGGRGLGPFVASQGFGVRTTAHLAQMFKQSLARLGLPRLDFYHLWTTHTREQFEAAMQPGGWYDGVMEQKQKGMFDHLGITTHADPDTIIAFLETGKFETVTMPLNVIDLTRLKTVDYCAKKGIPVIAMNPLAGGFCAANSRLKELALRYLMALPNVHILIGFSAVNEVDYAKWILDTSPEHKQTAEQILKKVDTLIGAREPRCTACGYCQPCPQGINLGSCLSYYNIYKYMKLPHAKKAFKEKQWEASLKLDKCTACGTCSTRCPNQLPLDRIIADAKKLLYEK, from the coding sequence ATGAAGCTTTCCAAAATCCTCATCGGCGCCATGAGGTTCAAAGACCGCGCGAGCGCCGCTGAAATCATCCACAAGGCCATTGACTGCGGCTTCAATTACATCGACACGTCGCCGTGCTATTGTTATAAAAGCGAGAAGGAGAATTCGGAGGCGTGGGTGGGCGCGGCGCTTGCAACGGCCGGCTATCGCGAGCGCGTGATGGTGTCAACGAAATGCGCGCCGGGCGACGGCGGCAGGGGGCTCGGGCCTTTCGTGGCGAGCCAGGGGTTCGGCGTGCGCACCACGGCGCACCTTGCGCAGATGTTCAAACAATCGCTTGCCCGGCTCGGCTTGCCGCGGCTTGACTTTTACCACTTGTGGACCACGCACACCAGGGAGCAGTTCGAGGCCGCCATGCAGCCGGGCGGCTGGTACGACGGCGTGATGGAACAGAAACAAAAAGGCATGTTCGACCACCTCGGCATCACCACGCACGCCGACCCGGACACCATCATCGCTTTTTTGGAGACCGGGAAATTCGAGACCGTGACCATGCCGCTCAACGTGATCGACCTCACGCGGCTCAAGACGGTTGACTATTGCGCCAAAAAAGGCATTCCGGTGATCGCCATGAACCCGCTCGCCGGCGGGTTCTGCGCGGCAAATTCAAGGCTCAAGGAGCTCGCGCTGCGTTATCTCATGGCCCTGCCAAACGTGCATATCCTGATCGGATTCTCTGCGGTAAACGAGGTTGACTATGCGAAATGGATCCTCGACACCTCGCCGGAACACAAGCAGACCGCTGAACAGATACTGAAAAAAGTGGACACCCTCATCGGCGCACGGGAGCCGCGGTGCACCGCGTGCGGATACTGCCAGCCCTGCCCGCAGGGCATTAATCTTGGTTCCTGCCTTTCCTATTATAATATCTATAAGTATATGAAGCTGCCGCATGCAAAGAAGGCCTTTAAAGAAAAGCAATGGGAGGCTTCTCTTAAGCTTGACAAGTGCACCGCCTGCGGAACCTGCTCAACGAGATGTCCCAACCAGCTCCCGCTTGACAGAATCATAGCTGACGCGAAAAAGCTTTTGTACGAGAAGTAG
- a CDS encoding DUF2062 domain-containing protein — MMDSEKEKSPGSTTIRPVAVIPTYNNAGTILSVISETKKLIQDIIIINDGSTDDTKTILQSPGPSSGKITVINFDRNSGKGSALRAGFRRASELGFTHAITLDADGQHDPADIPAFLGRIAAEPETLWIGDRVLVKEPTEEPARSAAGRKFGAFWYKFITGIDIRDTQCGFRAYPLSAARALKCAGERYEFEQEVLVKAAWSGIPVKPVQVHLFYAAKGGEVSHFRPVRDFLRIFKVNSKAALIKLFVPFLILENPGATWRQKVVALFRHELRRNTTPRQAAFSLTLGVFVGILPIYFFQVASLVVLSFFTRINRPLAFLGVSVSSPPFLPVLIPLTIATGKLVVPLSWTGAFSRFHYSYLVKWGIDWFFGSIILAFVFAGVCWAVSYPLFLRLRRPAGESRR; from the coding sequence ATGATGGATTCAGAAAAAGAAAAATCTCCGGGCTCAACCACCATCCGCCCTGTCGCCGTAATCCCCACCTACAACAACGCCGGAACAATTTTGTCCGTCATTTCAGAGACGAAAAAACTTATTCAGGACATCATCATCATCAACGACGGCTCCACCGACGACACAAAAACCATCCTTCAGTCTCCCGGGCCATCATCTGGCAAAATCACCGTCATCAATTTTGACAGAAATTCCGGCAAGGGGTCCGCGCTCCGCGCCGGCTTCCGGAGGGCATCAGAGCTCGGCTTTACGCATGCGATAACCCTTGACGCCGACGGCCAGCACGATCCTGCCGACATCCCCGCGTTTCTCGGCAGAATAGCGGCCGAGCCAGAAACCCTCTGGATCGGCGACAGGGTCTTGGTAAAGGAACCGACCGAAGAGCCGGCCCGCTCGGCCGCGGGAAGGAAATTCGGCGCGTTCTGGTACAAATTCATCACCGGCATTGACATCCGCGATACGCAGTGCGGGTTCCGCGCGTACCCGCTCTCGGCGGCGCGGGCGCTCAAATGCGCGGGCGAGCGGTACGAGTTCGAGCAGGAGGTTCTGGTAAAGGCGGCGTGGAGCGGCATACCGGTGAAACCTGTTCAGGTACATCTTTTTTACGCGGCCAAGGGAGGGGAGGTTTCGCATTTTAGGCCGGTTCGTGATTTTCTGCGCATCTTCAAGGTGAATTCAAAGGCGGCGCTGATAAAACTGTTTGTCCCGTTCCTTATCCTGGAAAATCCCGGCGCCACGTGGCGGCAGAAGGTGGTCGCGCTGTTCAGGCACGAGCTGCGGAGGAACACGACGCCCCGGCAGGCCGCGTTTTCGCTCACGCTCGGCGTTTTTGTCGGGATACTGCCCATTTATTTTTTCCAGGTCGCCTCGCTTGTCGTGCTCAGTTTTTTCACGCGCATCAACCGGCCGCTCGCGTTTCTCGGCGTGAGCGTCTCGTCCCCGCCGTTTCTGCCCGTGCTGATTCCCTTGACAATTGCAACGGGAAAGCTCGTGGTTCCCTTGTCGTGGACCGGGGCGTTTTCGCGGTTCCATTACAGTTATCTTGTCAAGTGGGGAATCGACTGGTTCTTCGGCAGCATCATCCTCGCGTTTGTTTTTGCCGGCGTATGCTGGGCCGTAAGCTATCCCCTTTTTCTGCGCCTCAGGAGACCGGCCGGCGAATCGCGTCGTTGA